One genomic segment of Garra rufa chromosome 13, GarRuf1.0, whole genome shotgun sequence includes these proteins:
- the ddx1 gene encoding ATP-dependent RNA helicase DDX1 isoform X1, translating to MAAFGEMGVMPEIAQAVEEMDWLLPTDIQAESIPLILGGGDVLMAAETGSGKTGAFSIPVIQIVYETLKDQQEGKKGRSTVKTGGAVFNKWQMNPYDRSTAFAIGPDGLCCQSREFKEWHGCRSTKAVTKGKYYYEVSCHDQGLCRVGWSTAQASLDLGTDKCGFGFGGTGKKSHNKQFDSYGEEFTMHDTIGCYIDLDKSQLSFSKNGNDLGLAFEIPPQLKNQPFFASCVLKNAELKFNFGDEPLKNQPKDGYLALNQAVDGHVVKSSQTGSAKVSQVKSSSNAPRALIIEPSKELAEQTLNNVNQFKKYVDNPKLRDLLIIGGVAAKEQLSVLESGVDIVVGTPGRLDDLISTGKLDLSQVRFLVLDECDGLLSAGYTDFIMRVYNQIPQVTSDGKRLQVIVCSATLHSFDVKKLSEKIMHFPTWVDLKGEDSVPETVHHVVVPVNPKTDRLWERLGKNHIRTDEVHTKDDTRPGANTSEMWSEAIKILKGEYVVRAIKEHKMDQAIIFCRTKIDCDNMEQHLIKQGGGPDKKGHQFSCVCLHGDRKPNERKYNLERFKKQEVRFLICTDVAARGIDIHGVPHVINVTLPDEKQNYVHRIGRVGRADRMGLAISLVAMEKEKVWYHVCPSRGKSCYNTKLKDNGGCTIWYNEKELLSEIEEHLKCTITQCEPDIKVPVDEFDGKVTYGQRRTGGGGLYKGHVDILAPTVQELANLEREAQTSFLHLSYLPNQLFKAF from the exons ATGGCAGCATTCGGAG AAATGGGAGTGATGCCTGAAATTGCACAGGCGGTCGAGGAAATGGACTGGCT GTTGCCAACAGACATTCAGGCCGAATCCATCCCACTGATTTTAGGCGGAGGAGACGTGCTCATG GCTGCTGAGACTGGAAGCGGAAAAACTGGG GCATTCAGTATTCCAGTCATCCAAATAGTCTATGAGACCCTTAAAGACCAGCAGGAGGGGAAGAAGGGACGCAGTACGGTGAAGACAGGAGGAGCAG TTTTCAATAAATGGCAGATGAACCCCTATGACAGAAGTACTGCATTTG CTATTGGTCCAGATGGCCTGTGTTGTCAGAGCAGAGAGTTCAAAGAGTGGCACGGCTGTCGTTCCACCAAAGCAGTCACAAAAG ggaAGTATTATTATGAAGTAAGCTGTCACGATCAAGGGCTGTGCAGGGTGGGCTGGTCCACTGCCCAAGCATCACTGGACTTGG GAACGGACAAATGTGGATTTGGCTTCGGAGGGACTGGAAAGAAATCTCACAATAAGCAGTTTGATAGTTATGGAGAG GAGTTCACTATGCATGATACTATCGGATGCTACATAGATCTGGATAAAAGCCAATTGTCATTCTCCAAAAATG GTAATGATCTGGGTCTGGCTTTTGAGATCCCTCCACAGCTGAAAAACCAGCCCTTCTTTGCTTCCTGTGTGCTTAAG AATGCTGAACTGAAATTCAACTTTGGTGATGAACCTTTAAAAAACCAACCTAAAGATGGATACTTGGCCCTGAACCAGGCTGTAGATGGTCATGTGGTCAAATCCAGCCAGACAG GCAGTGCTAAAGTGAGTCAGGTCAAATCCAGTTCTAACGCCCCCAGAGCTCTCATCATCGAGCCGTCTAAAGAGCTGGCTGAACAAACCCTCAATAACGTCAATCAGTTCAAGAAATACGTTGATAACCCCAAACTGAG GGATCTTCTGATCATCGGAGGAGTGGCTGCTAAAGAACAGCTGTCTGTTTTAGAAAGCGGA GTTGACATTGTGGTTGGGACCCCAGGCAGACTGGATGATCTCATATCCACAGGAAAGTTGGATCTATCCCAAGTCCGTTTCCTGGTCCTGGATGAGTGT GATGGACTTCTCTCAGCTGGCTACACTGATTTCATCATGAGGGTCTACAACCAGATCCCACAAGTCACTTCAGACGGCAAGAGACTACAG GTGATAGTTTGCTCTGCTACACTGCACTCATTTGATGTGAAGAAGCTCTCAGAGAAGATCATGCATTTCCCAACATGGGTGGATCTAAAGGGAGAAGATTCTGTACCAGAAACGGTTCATCACGTGGTGGTGCCAGTCAACCCAAAAACTGACAGGCTTTGGGAGAGACTGGGAAAGAACCACATTAGG ACGGATGAAGTTCACACCAAGGATGACACACGACCTGGAGCCAACACTTCAG AGATGTGGTCAGAGGCTATTAAGATTCTGAAGGGAGAGTACGTGGTCAGAGCCATTAAGGAGCATAAGATGGATCAGGCCATCATCTTCTGCAGGACAAAGATCGACTGTGACAATATGGAGCAGCACTTAATCAAGCAGGGAGGAG GGCCAGACAAGAAAGGACACCAGTTTTCTTGTGTTTGTCTTCATGGTGACAGGAAACCAAATGAGCGCAAATATAACTTAGAGCGATTCAAG AAGCAAGAGGTAAGGTTTCTGATTTGCACAGATGTGGCGGCTAGAGGAATTGATATTCATGGCGTTCCTCatg TGATAAATGTGACTCTACCAGATGAGAAGCAGAACTATGTTCATCGCATTGGAAGAGTTGGCAGAGCGGACAG GATGGGTTTGGCTATATCTCTGGTTGCTATGGAGAAAGAGAAG GTGTGGTACCACGTTTGTCCCAGCAGAGGAAAAAGCTGTTATAACACTAAACTCAAAGATAACGGAGGATGTACTATTTGGTACAATGAGAAAGAA cTGTTGTCAGAAATCGAGGAACATCTGAAATGCACCATTACTCAGTGTGAACCTGACATCAAAGTTCCTGTGGATGAATTTGATGGCAAAGTGACTTATGGGCAGCGCAGGACTGGAGGGG GTGGTCTCTATAAGGGCCATGTGGATATACTGGCCCCAACCGTACAGGAACTGGCTAACCTGGAGAGAGAGGCACAAACTTCCTTCCTTCATCTCAGCTATCTACCCAACCAGCTCTTTAAAGCCTTCTAG
- the ddx1 gene encoding ATP-dependent RNA helicase DDX1 isoform X2, producing the protein MLLRLPTDIQAESIPLILGGGDVLMAAETGSGKTGAFSIPVIQIVYETLKDQQEGKKGRSTVKTGGAVFNKWQMNPYDRSTAFAIGPDGLCCQSREFKEWHGCRSTKAVTKGKYYYEVSCHDQGLCRVGWSTAQASLDLGTDKCGFGFGGTGKKSHNKQFDSYGEEFTMHDTIGCYIDLDKSQLSFSKNGNDLGLAFEIPPQLKNQPFFASCVLKNAELKFNFGDEPLKNQPKDGYLALNQAVDGHVVKSSQTGSAKVSQVKSSSNAPRALIIEPSKELAEQTLNNVNQFKKYVDNPKLRDLLIIGGVAAKEQLSVLESGVDIVVGTPGRLDDLISTGKLDLSQVRFLVLDECDGLLSAGYTDFIMRVYNQIPQVTSDGKRLQVIVCSATLHSFDVKKLSEKIMHFPTWVDLKGEDSVPETVHHVVVPVNPKTDRLWERLGKNHIRTDEVHTKDDTRPGANTSEMWSEAIKILKGEYVVRAIKEHKMDQAIIFCRTKIDCDNMEQHLIKQGGGPDKKGHQFSCVCLHGDRKPNERKYNLERFKKQEVRFLICTDVAARGIDIHGVPHVINVTLPDEKQNYVHRIGRVGRADRMGLAISLVAMEKEKVWYHVCPSRGKSCYNTKLKDNGGCTIWYNEKELLSEIEEHLKCTITQCEPDIKVPVDEFDGKVTYGQRRTGGGGLYKGHVDILAPTVQELANLEREAQTSFLHLSYLPNQLFKAF; encoded by the exons atgctacttag GTTGCCAACAGACATTCAGGCCGAATCCATCCCACTGATTTTAGGCGGAGGAGACGTGCTCATG GCTGCTGAGACTGGAAGCGGAAAAACTGGG GCATTCAGTATTCCAGTCATCCAAATAGTCTATGAGACCCTTAAAGACCAGCAGGAGGGGAAGAAGGGACGCAGTACGGTGAAGACAGGAGGAGCAG TTTTCAATAAATGGCAGATGAACCCCTATGACAGAAGTACTGCATTTG CTATTGGTCCAGATGGCCTGTGTTGTCAGAGCAGAGAGTTCAAAGAGTGGCACGGCTGTCGTTCCACCAAAGCAGTCACAAAAG ggaAGTATTATTATGAAGTAAGCTGTCACGATCAAGGGCTGTGCAGGGTGGGCTGGTCCACTGCCCAAGCATCACTGGACTTGG GAACGGACAAATGTGGATTTGGCTTCGGAGGGACTGGAAAGAAATCTCACAATAAGCAGTTTGATAGTTATGGAGAG GAGTTCACTATGCATGATACTATCGGATGCTACATAGATCTGGATAAAAGCCAATTGTCATTCTCCAAAAATG GTAATGATCTGGGTCTGGCTTTTGAGATCCCTCCACAGCTGAAAAACCAGCCCTTCTTTGCTTCCTGTGTGCTTAAG AATGCTGAACTGAAATTCAACTTTGGTGATGAACCTTTAAAAAACCAACCTAAAGATGGATACTTGGCCCTGAACCAGGCTGTAGATGGTCATGTGGTCAAATCCAGCCAGACAG GCAGTGCTAAAGTGAGTCAGGTCAAATCCAGTTCTAACGCCCCCAGAGCTCTCATCATCGAGCCGTCTAAAGAGCTGGCTGAACAAACCCTCAATAACGTCAATCAGTTCAAGAAATACGTTGATAACCCCAAACTGAG GGATCTTCTGATCATCGGAGGAGTGGCTGCTAAAGAACAGCTGTCTGTTTTAGAAAGCGGA GTTGACATTGTGGTTGGGACCCCAGGCAGACTGGATGATCTCATATCCACAGGAAAGTTGGATCTATCCCAAGTCCGTTTCCTGGTCCTGGATGAGTGT GATGGACTTCTCTCAGCTGGCTACACTGATTTCATCATGAGGGTCTACAACCAGATCCCACAAGTCACTTCAGACGGCAAGAGACTACAG GTGATAGTTTGCTCTGCTACACTGCACTCATTTGATGTGAAGAAGCTCTCAGAGAAGATCATGCATTTCCCAACATGGGTGGATCTAAAGGGAGAAGATTCTGTACCAGAAACGGTTCATCACGTGGTGGTGCCAGTCAACCCAAAAACTGACAGGCTTTGGGAGAGACTGGGAAAGAACCACATTAGG ACGGATGAAGTTCACACCAAGGATGACACACGACCTGGAGCCAACACTTCAG AGATGTGGTCAGAGGCTATTAAGATTCTGAAGGGAGAGTACGTGGTCAGAGCCATTAAGGAGCATAAGATGGATCAGGCCATCATCTTCTGCAGGACAAAGATCGACTGTGACAATATGGAGCAGCACTTAATCAAGCAGGGAGGAG GGCCAGACAAGAAAGGACACCAGTTTTCTTGTGTTTGTCTTCATGGTGACAGGAAACCAAATGAGCGCAAATATAACTTAGAGCGATTCAAG AAGCAAGAGGTAAGGTTTCTGATTTGCACAGATGTGGCGGCTAGAGGAATTGATATTCATGGCGTTCCTCatg TGATAAATGTGACTCTACCAGATGAGAAGCAGAACTATGTTCATCGCATTGGAAGAGTTGGCAGAGCGGACAG GATGGGTTTGGCTATATCTCTGGTTGCTATGGAGAAAGAGAAG GTGTGGTACCACGTTTGTCCCAGCAGAGGAAAAAGCTGTTATAACACTAAACTCAAAGATAACGGAGGATGTACTATTTGGTACAATGAGAAAGAA cTGTTGTCAGAAATCGAGGAACATCTGAAATGCACCATTACTCAGTGTGAACCTGACATCAAAGTTCCTGTGGATGAATTTGATGGCAAAGTGACTTATGGGCAGCGCAGGACTGGAGGGG GTGGTCTCTATAAGGGCCATGTGGATATACTGGCCCCAACCGTACAGGAACTGGCTAACCTGGAGAGAGAGGCACAAACTTCCTTCCTTCATCTCAGCTATCTACCCAACCAGCTCTTTAAAGCCTTCTAG